The stretch of DNA CGCCACCTCGAGGCTCACCATCGAGGCGGGGGCGGTCATCGAGGGCCTTCAGGCCGGGACCGCAACCCCGGCGGCAAGCCAGGCGGACAGCACCGCAGCGACAATCGAGGACCTTGCAGCAGACTTCAACACGCTGCTTGCAGGGCTCAGGACCGCAGGCCTCATGGAAGCCTGACGGTAATCATCGACGACGGCGTCCCTGCACCAAGCGGGGGCGCCGCATACCCTAGGGAGGCTGCATGATCGCAACCATCGCCATGTTCAACACCTACAGCGGAAACTTCGAGGACTCGGGCGAGGCGGTGCTGCTCAAGACGGCCTTCCTCGACTCGGCCGAGGAGATAGCGGCCTCCTACCTCGGGTTCGACCCGAACCTGAGAACGTACACTGACTTGCTT from Candidatus Cloacimonadota bacterium encodes:
- a CDS encoding Head fiber protein; this translates as MGYNTKNHRSQGGESIHIGGEVILAATSRLTIEAGAVIEGLQAGTATPAASQADSTAATIEDLAADFNTLLAGLRTAGLMEA